One Danio rerio strain Tuebingen ecotype United States chromosome 22, GRCz12tu, whole genome shotgun sequence genomic window carries:
- the cbx6a gene encoding chromobox protein homolog 6a isoform X1 has translation MELSAAGDRVFAAEAILKSRVRKGHIEYLVKWKGWALKHSTWEPEENILDDRLIKAFEQKEREQELYGPKKRGPKPKNFVLKARAQSGDRPRSSYTRRTPSCTTAKPPTASSSASSATPQPSSSSSHSTAPTPRVHSLAAAHKLKKDIHRCHMMSRRPLPRSDPLANSTGSSSRHPISPFSETVRILNRRVKPREVKRGRIILNLKVIDKSENGGMTSRRTPQSFAGRAKIPSRNRIIGKKHGDMPYRPFQHPMKMLGIPMYGQPFGLNPSGGASSMANEGSNTRASHGGGSRCGSQSSAQRFQYQPTPSPSNSSGSNGSSPSTQKQPTQKEGPTSSAKLTPTESSRSHDTSQPHPKSSSTPFLPSSPSYSSSPSSSQEDEDLGSLKSATSRGRKQELRHQTQVGRASVCQVSNQTTASFPEKNRVPKEGDPDWHPEMAPSSANVVVTDVTTNLLTVTIKEFCNSGAGSDPSSPCQADNPNSPTTTAY, from the exons ATGGAGCTGTCGGCGGCAGGAGACCGGGTTTTCGCCGCGGAAGCCATTCTAAAAAGCCGCGTTAGGAAA GGTCATATCGAGTACCTGGTAAAATGGAAGGGTTGGGCGCTCAA ACACAGCACATGGGAACCAGAGGAGAACATCCTGGATGATCGACTCATAAAAGCCTTTGAGCAAAA GGAGAGGGAGCAGGAACTTTACGGCCCAAAGAAACGTGGACCCAAACCAAAAAACTTTGTACTAAAG GCACGGGCTCAGTCGGGTGATCGACCTCGGAGCTCATATACTCGACGCACTCCATCTTGCACCACTGCAAAGCCTCCCACCGCTTCCTCCTCTGCAAGTTCAGCTACTCCTCAGCCTTCATCATCCTCTTCCCACTCTACCGCTCCAACCCCTAGAGTGCATTCTCTCGCAGCTGCTCATAAATTGAAGAAAGACATACATCGTTGTCACATGATGTCTCGACGACCTTTGCCACGATCTGACCCTCTGGCCAACTCCACAGGATCCTCGTCTCGTCACCCCATTTCTCCATTTTCTGAAACTGTCCGCATTCTTAACCGCAGGGTCAAACCACGGGAGGTTAAACGAGGGCGCATAATCTTGAACCTAAAGGTCATTGACAAATCTGAAAATGGTGGAATGACCAGTAGAAGGACACCACAGTCATTTGCAGGGAGGGCGAAAATCCCATCCCGAAATCGAATCATTGGGAAAAAGCATGGGGACATGCCTTACAGGCCGTTCCAGCATCCTATGAAGATGTTAGGTATTCCGATGTATGGCCAACCTTTTGGGCTTAACCCCTCTGGAGGGGCATCCTCTATGGCCAATGAAGGGTCCAACACTAGAGCCAGTCATGGAGGTGGAAGCAGGTGTGGTAGTCAATCTTCTGCGCAGAGGTTTCAGTACCAGCCTACTCCTTCTCCATCCAACTCCAGTGGGTCTAATGGCAGCTCCCCATCAACTCAGAAACAACCAACTCAAAAAGAAGGCCCTACATCTTCAGCTAAATTGACACCCACAGAGTCATCACGCTCCCATGATACCTCCCAGCCTCACCCAAAATCCAGTTCAACACCATTCCTTCCTTCTTCACCCTCCTATTCATCCTCTCCATCATCATCTCAGGAAGATGAAGACCTGGGATCTCTGAAGTCCGCCACTTCTCGGGGCAGAAAACAGGAACTTCGTCATCAAACCCAGGTGGGTCGAGCTTCGGTCTGCCAGGTTAGTAACCAAACTACTGCCTCATTTCCTGAGAAAAATAGAGTTCCAAAAGAGGGAGACCCCGATTGGCACCCTGAAATGGCACCCAGCTCTGCCAATGTGGTTGTGACTGATGTCACCACAAACCTTCTCACAGTCACCATCAAGGAATTCTGCAATTCGGGAGCAGGTTCTGATCCCTCCTCCCCTTGCCAAGCTGACAACCCAAACTCTCCCACCACAACTGCATATTGA
- the pimr100 gene encoding serine/threonine-protein kinase pim-3 codes for MTSQVINSCHYLIDDMLGEGSFGTVYKGRRLHDDLKVAVKFVTKTEDVEYIRISGHSEPFPLEVALLILAHGVSSVPEIIQLLDWQDQEDHYIMVLEYPSPCEDLYAFTESYGGSISEGLARVVMQQATQAAYMCCRNGVLHRDIKLENLLINKETHKVKLIDFGCGDLLKKLPYDTFAGTLEYCPPEFEETGEYNGKPATVWSLGILLFVLVCEDFPNPQELHMINENNFSKAGLSDECCQLISCCLQQKPEQRIQLKEILLHEWFKDTNLEN; via the exons ATGACAAGTCAGG tCATCAATTCTTGCCACTATCTGATCGATGACATGCTGGGTGAAGGATCCTTTGGAACTGTGTACAAGGGGCGACGTCTACACGAtgacttaaag GTGGCAGTGAAATTTGTCACAAAGACGGAAGATGTGGAATACATACGTATC TCGGGTCATTCAGAGCCCTTTCCTCTTGAAGTTGCACTTCTCATCCTCGCCCATGGAGTATCCAGCGTTCCAGAAATAATCCAGCTTCTGGACTGGCAGGACCAGGAGGACCATTATATAATGGTGTTGGAATACCCTTCACCCTGTGAGGACCTATATGCTTTCACAGAAAGCTATGGAGGATCCATAAGTGAAGGTTTAGCGCGTGTTGTTATGCAGCAGGCAACTCAAGCTGCATACATGTGCTGCCGCAATGGTGTTCTACATCGCGATATCAAACTTGAAAATCTACTAATCAACAAGGAGACTCATAAAGTCAAATTAATAGACTTTGGGTGTGGAGACCTTCTCAAGAAATTACCCTACGATACATTTGCCG GCACCCTTGAGTACTGCCCCCCAGAGTTTGAGGAAACGGGTGAATACAATGGGAAGCCGGCAACAGTCTGGTCCCTTGGCATCCTCTTGTTTGTATTGGTGTGTGAGGACTTTCCCAACCCTCAAGAACTGCACATGATCAATGAGAACAACTTCTCCAAAGCTGGCTTGTCCGATG AATGCTGTCAGTTGATTAGTTGCTGTCTCCAGCAAAAGCCAGAGCAGCGGATTCAATTAAAAGAGATTCTTCTCCACGAATGGTTCAAG gacaCCAACCTGGAGAACTGA
- the cbx6a gene encoding chromobox protein homolog 6a — MELSAAGDRVFAAEAILKSRVRKGHIEYLVKWKGWALKHSTWEPEENILDDRLIKAFEQKEREQELYGPKKRGPKPKNFVLKARAQSGDRPRSSYTRRTPSCTTAKPPTASSSASSATPQPSSSSSHSTAPTPRVHSLAAAHKLKKDIHRCHMMSRRPLPRSDPLANSTGSSSRHPISPFSETVRILNRRVKPREVKRGRIILNLKVIDKSENGGMTSRRTPQSFAGRAKIPSRNRIIGKKHGDMPYRPFQHPMKMLGIPMYGQPFGLNPSGGASSMANEGSNTRASHGGGSRCGSQSSAQRFQYQPTPSPSNSSGSNGSSPSTQKQPTQKEGPTSSAKLTPTESSRSHDTSQPHPKSSSTPFLPSSPSYSSSPSSSQEDEDLGSLKSATSRGRKQELRHQTQVGRASVCQ; from the exons ATGGAGCTGTCGGCGGCAGGAGACCGGGTTTTCGCCGCGGAAGCCATTCTAAAAAGCCGCGTTAGGAAA GGTCATATCGAGTACCTGGTAAAATGGAAGGGTTGGGCGCTCAA ACACAGCACATGGGAACCAGAGGAGAACATCCTGGATGATCGACTCATAAAAGCCTTTGAGCAAAA GGAGAGGGAGCAGGAACTTTACGGCCCAAAGAAACGTGGACCCAAACCAAAAAACTTTGTACTAAAG GCACGGGCTCAGTCGGGTGATCGACCTCGGAGCTCATATACTCGACGCACTCCATCTTGCACCACTGCAAAGCCTCCCACCGCTTCCTCCTCTGCAAGTTCAGCTACTCCTCAGCCTTCATCATCCTCTTCCCACTCTACCGCTCCAACCCCTAGAGTGCATTCTCTCGCAGCTGCTCATAAATTGAAGAAAGACATACATCGTTGTCACATGATGTCTCGACGACCTTTGCCACGATCTGACCCTCTGGCCAACTCCACAGGATCCTCGTCTCGTCACCCCATTTCTCCATTTTCTGAAACTGTCCGCATTCTTAACCGCAGGGTCAAACCACGGGAGGTTAAACGAGGGCGCATAATCTTGAACCTAAAGGTCATTGACAAATCTGAAAATGGTGGAATGACCAGTAGAAGGACACCACAGTCATTTGCAGGGAGGGCGAAAATCCCATCCCGAAATCGAATCATTGGGAAAAAGCATGGGGACATGCCTTACAGGCCGTTCCAGCATCCTATGAAGATGTTAGGTATTCCGATGTATGGCCAACCTTTTGGGCTTAACCCCTCTGGAGGGGCATCCTCTATGGCCAATGAAGGGTCCAACACTAGAGCCAGTCATGGAGGTGGAAGCAGGTGTGGTAGTCAATCTTCTGCGCAGAGGTTTCAGTACCAGCCTACTCCTTCTCCATCCAACTCCAGTGGGTCTAATGGCAGCTCCCCATCAACTCAGAAACAACCAACTCAAAAAGAAGGCCCTACATCTTCAGCTAAATTGACACCCACAGAGTCATCACGCTCCCATGATACCTCCCAGCCTCACCCAAAATCCAGTTCAACACCATTCCTTCCTTCTTCACCCTCCTATTCATCCTCTCCATCATCATCTCAGGAAGATGAAGACCTGGGATCTCTGAAGTCCGCCACTTCTCGGGGCAGAAAACAGGAACTTCGTCATCAAACCCAGGTGGGTCGAGCTTCGGTCTGCCAG TAA
- the cbx6a gene encoding chromobox protein homolog 6a isoform X2, whose product MELSAAGDRVFAAEAILKSRVRKGHIEYLVKWKGWALKHSTWEPEENILDDRLIKAFEQKEREQELYGPKKRGPKPKNFVLKARAQSGDRPRSSYTRRTPSCTTAKPPTASSSASSATPQPSSSSSHSTAPTPRVHSLAAAHKLKKDIHRCHMMSRRPLPRSDPLANSTGSSSRHPISPFSETVRILNRRVKPREVKRGRIILNLKVIDKSENGGMTSRRTPQSFAGRAKIPSRNRIIGKKHGDMPYRPFQHPMKMLGIPMYGQPFGLNPSGGASSMANEGSNTRASHGGGSRCGSQSSAQRFQYQPTPSPSNSSGSNGSSPSTQKQPTQKEGPTSSAKLTPTESSRSHDTSQPHPKSSSTPFLPSSPSYSSSPSSSQEDEDLGSLKSATSRGRKQELRHQTQ is encoded by the exons ATGGAGCTGTCGGCGGCAGGAGACCGGGTTTTCGCCGCGGAAGCCATTCTAAAAAGCCGCGTTAGGAAA GGTCATATCGAGTACCTGGTAAAATGGAAGGGTTGGGCGCTCAA ACACAGCACATGGGAACCAGAGGAGAACATCCTGGATGATCGACTCATAAAAGCCTTTGAGCAAAA GGAGAGGGAGCAGGAACTTTACGGCCCAAAGAAACGTGGACCCAAACCAAAAAACTTTGTACTAAAG GCACGGGCTCAGTCGGGTGATCGACCTCGGAGCTCATATACTCGACGCACTCCATCTTGCACCACTGCAAAGCCTCCCACCGCTTCCTCCTCTGCAAGTTCAGCTACTCCTCAGCCTTCATCATCCTCTTCCCACTCTACCGCTCCAACCCCTAGAGTGCATTCTCTCGCAGCTGCTCATAAATTGAAGAAAGACATACATCGTTGTCACATGATGTCTCGACGACCTTTGCCACGATCTGACCCTCTGGCCAACTCCACAGGATCCTCGTCTCGTCACCCCATTTCTCCATTTTCTGAAACTGTCCGCATTCTTAACCGCAGGGTCAAACCACGGGAGGTTAAACGAGGGCGCATAATCTTGAACCTAAAGGTCATTGACAAATCTGAAAATGGTGGAATGACCAGTAGAAGGACACCACAGTCATTTGCAGGGAGGGCGAAAATCCCATCCCGAAATCGAATCATTGGGAAAAAGCATGGGGACATGCCTTACAGGCCGTTCCAGCATCCTATGAAGATGTTAGGTATTCCGATGTATGGCCAACCTTTTGGGCTTAACCCCTCTGGAGGGGCATCCTCTATGGCCAATGAAGGGTCCAACACTAGAGCCAGTCATGGAGGTGGAAGCAGGTGTGGTAGTCAATCTTCTGCGCAGAGGTTTCAGTACCAGCCTACTCCTTCTCCATCCAACTCCAGTGGGTCTAATGGCAGCTCCCCATCAACTCAGAAACAACCAACTCAAAAAGAAGGCCCTACATCTTCAGCTAAATTGACACCCACAGAGTCATCACGCTCCCATGATACCTCCCAGCCTCACCCAAAATCCAGTTCAACACCATTCCTTCCTTCTTCACCCTCCTATTCATCCTCTCCATCATCATCTCAGGAAGATGAAGACCTGGGATCTCTGAAGTCCGCCACTTCTCGGGGCAGAAAACAGGAACTTCGTCATCAAACCCAG TAA